Within Anopheles nili chromosome 3, idAnoNiliSN_F5_01, whole genome shotgun sequence, the genomic segment aACACGAAACGAACCACAACCCCCCACGGACAGGTCCGGTTTGCTAGAGCGTCTATTTTTCGGCAAAACCCTTTATACCTACGCCGCACGGCGGTTACCGCGGTCATGGTGATTAGCAGCGCTCGGTGAGCAAGGGTGGGGGGAACGGTggagggcaaaagaaaaaaaaacgccgagTTACGTGACTACTTCCGGTCAGTAGTCAGTGGCGGTAGTAGcgattttgcaatttttgccACCGTGCGAGCATCCGCCGCAGCATTAATGACAAGTCGCTGGGGTCTAAAAACGAGTTGGCCGCAACGACGCATACCCCTAAACGTGGGGTGGCACCACCCTGCCACGCTGCCCCGTTGCTCTTCAATCATTTTTGGCAATCGGCAACAACAgggtgggagcaaaaaaaaaacacatccactcACATTTTTGCAcagatgaacaaaaaacaagcgaaacaaaaaattggcaAACAATCGGCAAACACGGCATTTCGCGGGGGCGCAGCATCGCatgcagggggggggggggtggggggtgtaACGGAGGACACAATAAAGACCAGGAGGCCGTAACCGGCTGTGAACCCTCCAGGAAGAGTACGGGGTTGTGCGggcgtgaagaaaaaagcgcAACATAGCGGAACAGGGCCAGGGATCGCGGGAtttcgcgagcgcgcgcgtccaCACGCACAAGCCCTCGTCTTTGCGTGTTCGTACGACGCGAAAGCGCACACTTCCGGTTGGGGTGAACGGGTGACCCATCGCGAAAGGCTCCTGCGTGTCTAGAGCAGCACCAGGGAAGGGTTTCACCGAACGCTGGTGAGCGAAATGGAACGCGAAGCTCAAATAGCCGTGCAGAAAAGTTTGCGAATTGTGTTTGCCAAGGCCTCCGGGCGGGGGGCTTCAATGACTGCAGGAGGTggaagggtgggtgggcggTAGGCGGGAAAGGTAGGGCGCGGTAAGAAGATTATCTGACAATATTACCATCAGCGGCAAATTAATTATATCCCCCGCACCGAAATCCAAACCGACCTCGTTCTGTCCGCCCCGACGAGGGTGGCCAAAttttggcaattttttttttgttgctatccacccaccgaagcgTGGGGTTTGTGGGAGGGTAACAGGTAGGtatggcaaaaagaaaagcaaaaaaaatcagcaccaCCAGACGAAAATTGGAAGCTTCGGGGTGGATTTCATCGGCGGGTAACGGAGGAGTGTATAAAAAATCATCCCtcgcgaatgaaaaaaaatcacccaccgcAACTGACCGTGCCGCGAGTGAAACGAATGGTaaatggggtgggttttgtcaGCGGTtgtggcgttcttttttttctctctctttctctctctctccgtttcCCCCTTCTCTGGTAGGGTTTTTTTGCGggataatttcattttattttggaCATTGTTCGCGGTTTTCGCAAACCGCGCGCCACTCGATCAAGAGCGATTTGGATCTTTCAGCCCTCTGATCACCCCCACACTGGGCGGGTGcattgtgttttgttcttgCGCTCCCACGCGCGATTGttgcacgtgtgtgtgagcgtgtgtgtgtgtgttgatgtgAAGGAAGGGTAGATTGTGGGACAGAacgtgcgatcgcgatcgcgtaaCTCCGCGTTCTCCGGAACGAAAATCGGTTCCGGACCGAAATGTGTCCAGATCGCGTCGGTCCAATaaatatgtgctttttttagtCCCAATTGTCAAGACAAGTGGCAGTTTTGATCGAGAAATTTAGTCGTTTTGACAAACGACTTGTGACAGGGAAGCTGTATACTTTTATAAACGGCTAGAATTCCTAGTAATCAATAGGAAATTGTTTCAAATAGATCCTCCGGCATGGTATTTTGCGAAATTGGGCGATAAAATATGTTCccggtttttcattttcgtttgtttaacTTCACGCCTTCCAACAACTCGATCAcgttcgttcggtggaaaaatacaCCGTTCTTGCTTTGGAGCCAAAtccaacaagaaaaaaaaaacctacgaAATGGGAAAAGCCGCGAAAAACCTGGTACACGAGTAGGGGCTCGGTGGTCAGACGGCCAAAGCATCCGCACGCCTCTGGCTTTAATCAACCGCAATTGCGCGAGTGTTTGTTTGGACGGCTGTCTAGCCGTCGGTCGATTAGCTGATTTACCGAATGTTATGAGAACCGGCGGTGTCCGCTCTGCAAGATCACGTTCTGCGTCCTAATGCGGACCGTAATTACCGTGCAGCAACCGGTACGATGGGGAGTATGAGCCTGGTGCAAACTGACGACGACTGTACGGGAAAAACGTAAGCGTGCCCGCAGTTGAGGCGGaaattttccgaaaaaaagCATCGCACCCTTCAAAGGGAAGTTTCACAATTAGTGTACGGTAGCCTCAGAGTTTCTCTGAaggctgtgttttttttctctcggtgCGATCTCCTCGAGGAAAAGGCCCTACGAGCACTAAGCGTTGGCAGACTATGCGCCGACGGAagatacaagaaaaaaacactaaggTCATGTCTCGAGTCTCCTTGAGACGGAGAGTAGAAGGTCTAAAAGGTGTTTTCCCGGTTTTATTTTGAGACATTGAGTCTGCAGACACCAAAGTCACGCATTAATGTGCTTTCAAAATGATGTAATCACTGCTGTCTGTGGTCTTTAACGCATAAGGGAGCTATTTTTCATACCATCGCGTGCGCTCGATACATGTGAGCTATAACAGAACAGAAACTCTTCTGGTTTATGATAAAATGGACCTCTTCAAAACCATTTTGGAAGACCCGGTGTTAACATTTTTGGCGTTTTTTGacttcctttattttttatttatttactcctGTATAAAACAGCTCGAGTGCAAGGATGATCTAAAGTGCTAACGTGTTCTTCGCGTGAAGGTTCTCTCGGAgagcgtaaaataaaaatgctatAAACTGAAAACACCAAATTTTTCTCAGCTCTCCACTTAGTGTGCAGCGTAGCAAAGGcatataaaacaataaacgaCCAAattcgtgtgtttttgaaaCACCAAACGCCCTCCAGACAAAAAATCACAGCATATTTTTTGCCCGGGTGACATTTTGCAAAACTGTGCGTTTAAACCAAAACTCAAAAATTGCATAACTCTCGGTTGGCTTTGGGAAAATAAAcaggtttaatttttcaaatcatCACCCTACAGCTGTAGCACAAACGTTCCAAAATCCTTAAAACGAAAgagtgtggttgtttttttcttatgataaaaatgtgccacaaTTCAACCGACAGTATGGCCACACAAAATTAGCCTCCGTACGGTTCCTTTTCAGGTGCGAAGGGCAACAAAACCTACCGGCTGAGTTGTGATGAGCTAGCAAGAACTGCATCCTTTCCCTTCAAGGTGGAAAGTTCTTGCAGCCCCACAGGTGGTCTGAGTGTCCAGTggtcaataacaccaatagcAACACGCATCAGCGCCGGACGACTAAAGTAAACACACCTAGCCGAAAAGAAGCTGCTGCGCCGCAGGACTCCGACGAGACGCTGATTGAAACACCCTGTGGATTCGGCGGGAGTCCAGCTTCCGGCGCTCGCACTATTGATAGGTTCCCGCGTCGGTTCTAACTTGCCGTATGCAAACACAAAGCCCAATGGACCGCCATCCAATCGAAGACGCCGCCCGGCCGTGTTAACGAACGCGTTCCAGATGGCGTGCCGGGCCGGATCACAGGACCACATCGGTCGGTGACGTCAGCGAGCTAGTAACTGGAAATGGATTCGATGGAAAACTTCGCCCATGCATGCGCCGATACCGCGAAGGGAACGATCACTGCTACTAACGAGCTCTCTACCGTAGCATCCACATCAAAATAAGATAGAAAAAGAAGCGCTACGCAGGCCGCTGGAAAGATTAACAGCTGGAAAAATGATCGCGATCTGTCATTCAGCTTCAACACTAAAGCTTAATGCCGAATGCCAGCGTtaaacggaaggaaaatgcaaaaaagcgaCCGTGTTGCGGTGGATGGTGTATTCAAACGTACCGCCAACAAATAGCGAAAACGCTTCCCCACGAAGGAAGGCCTCCCGATTTAAGGTGTAAATAACAACAGCCACCCTATCGTCGTCGACGCGCGGGGCCAATGTTTCGTGACTAAAATCGGCAGTGTAAAACAAACAGCGCACCGATGCACTCGGGATATTCGTTCGCGGTTGCACTTAATTTCGACCGAAACGAGCGAATCTGTCAGTGCTGCGGTTCGCATTTAATCTCTTTTTGATCCACTCGGCTTCCCTCAGGCGTCGGCGGCATCGTCCTCGTCttcgtttgcaaaaaaaactcactaaAGGAACCGCCGGTGCGTTTAATCGTCCCGCTCGAGCGCTTGGAAATGTTCCGGCCGTTTTGCGCGCGATCGTTTGTCATCGCACCGACGCGATCTTAATTCCCTCATCCTGCCTCGATCGGTCTCGTTGGCAAAAGAAGATGGGTAGAAAAAAGGATCCgagacacaaacaaacaggaGCAAGTTCAGTGGACGCGGTAgaccaaaaggaaaaaaaagccaaccagtGAATAGATCTTCATAAGCCGCACGATGACAGCGATCAGTGGcggggaaaattttcccccgCAGGCCATACGGAATGGGACAAAATTTGCCGATGTTCGCTTGAGAACAGCGCTAGAGAAAATGTGAGTGTTCGGTGAGAAGTGAGATGCTAGGATTGCTATTTTCTCACGCGCTCTTTCTCACTAGCCCCGTGAGTGGCTCTGCAGTGAGAGCCGATCGCGATCTCGTGCGTTCCTTCTCATTGTTTAACtccatctctcgctctctcaccctctctgtctctctcgctctgttttACTCTCTAATTCTTTCTCTcccgatcgattttccaccgtgagCGATCATAGGAAACGCACTCACCAGCTGTCCGGTGTaggttttcctttctctcacCGTTCGCCGATTGCGCTCGCAGCAGCCGTTTTTCAATCTACTCCCACCTCCCACAAACACCCATTCTCTCATCGTCTGCCACTTCTCCCCCTCCCAGCCCCgctcccaaaaacccatcccaccCTACCCTGTTACAAACGAGAACAAACGAGTGAGTCGAGACAcgggcaaaaataaaaatttcaactcGAGAAAAAGATTTTATAATTAGTCAGCGAAGACGGCGACCGATGCGGCTTTTTCGCCGTGTAGACTTTTCGGTCAGGCGATCcacttttttccctcctcccTGTTTAACCAGCGAAACAGACGgtgcaagaaagagagaaggcaGAGCGATACCAACAGAATGGGTAAGAAAGAGAGCGCCAAGTGTGGGTGGTGTACAGGATGCGAGATGGAAAAGCGATGCGCTTTAACGTCAACTCTCACCCGGTGATAGAGCCGCAAGCGCACGGCACTTTTTGGCACGCATACACGCGGGCACGCTGTGCGTTTCTAAATGTGGTAGAACCTTTGGCTTAATTAATTGGCTCTGGCGTGGCTTCACGCGATGAAGATGCCCATCGTTTGGTGGTGCTTGTCTCGAATCATATGGCATTTCAATTATGGTAGCACTTGATCTGCCGAGCGGGTCGACGATCCATACGAGCGAGgctttttatccttagtatcTGCTCTGCTAAAGTCTAGCGATTAAATGTAAATTGCCATTTCCATCGTTTATtggtgtatatatatatactaatTGGTGTAAGCTGTTAACAAAAGCACCAATTGTTATGACAATGACAAGAACGtcataaaatcaaatcaaatcgtAGTAATCTGTCTCTGCGTTTTGACAGTTAGATGACAGCCCAGTAGGCGccatttgttgcaaaaaaatcatcacagTACACTCATGCTGAATTTGAAGACAAATTCCAAAAATTGTGCTACAAAGATTGCAGTTACGGTTCGTTTCCACGGTGCGGGTACATGTGTTCCATATGTCCTGCTCCAGCAGTGCCAGTGCGCAAATCCATTCCTGATGTGTtgggaaaaatgccaccctcgGAAGACGCACGCGCGTGCGGCGGGACGCGGTCGGTGAGTTTTCCCATGGCCCTTAAGTCGGGCGCAACTGAGGCTGGAATTGACACGGAAGACCCCGTTAACCGTCGGTACGGAGGGTGGAGCAGGACGACGGTCCCCTTTAGAGAGTGGCTTCAGGCGTTCGGTGCGTTCCTCCCTAAAACGGCCGTGGTGCGACCGAACCGCCCGTTCGCATGGGGCCACCGCGAAGGGCCGCGCAAAAGGGACCGCAACAAAAACAGAAGCCCCATCCGAAACCCGTACCCTTTAGGCGGGCCTTGGCCACCTTTGGCCACCGCCGTTCGGCAAACCGCCTGAGACCGAACCCGCCGGGTTTCCGTCGTGCCGTTGGAAAGGTGTCTGgtagaaatgaaatgaaaactggGCTCAAGCAGTCCAATATTGGTGGCATATTCGTAGCACCGCAGTGATTAAGGAATTATCCAAAAGGAGGCCTTCTTCAATCGTTAAGAATAAGTCATGATTTGCTTTATCAAAGGATGCTTGGATCCTTGTGCTCTAAAGTGTCACTTCTCACTAGTGATCGAAATTAATGCTACTTGTTTAACATACTCCTGTTCACTTGTTTATTTGATCCTTTTAGACACAAAAACTTCTCAGAAGATTCATgcgcgacaaataaaaaaggatgctCCATTCCCGTAACTTATCCATCCGTGTGGCCCGCCGTCGGCAAAACAGACTGAGCCATAATAAAACCAACACTgagcggcagcaacagcagcagtcctCCCTGGGCCGGGCCATATTCGGCAATCCGGGTAACAGTCCATCCAGTCCCTGCGCTCTTCACCCATCAGCCTCCTGCCCTCCCACCCCCGCGGCCACCGGCACTCCCTCGCCACAACTGCAATCGCATCGGCTGCAATGCATGACTGACTGCAAGCCTGCGAACTTACCCACGGCCGGTTGATCTGCGCGGCCCCGAGGACGGGACTTATTATATGGTAAGCGACAAACATGCACCTGATATTCCACATTTGGTCGGTTAGGATTTactgtttttccttctgctttctctctcgcgctctgtCTCGCCCGCTCGCCCGATTGGCCCTCTCGCTTGCCACTAAAATGCATCCCACGTTGGTGCGGAGTGTGCAATCTTCACGATCTTGCCGACCGTCCGTCCTCGAGTCCCTGTACACCCGCGGTACCTTGGGTACCACCGTCACCACACATTCGCCTGCCGTCTGGCAGCGCTTCttgtctgtttgtttgtttgtttagtgTTTTATCGCCTCCCCGTTCCCCCTGGGTTCTAGCCCCCCGACCGGGCCCGTTGGGAATCGGGTTCCAGACGGTTGCGGTGCGGGTTTCTGCGAGCCAAACTTATGATGATCTGGGATCACCCGATCGCGAGACCCAGGGCCAGGCCGCTGCCAAATGAAGTTTGACAATGCGTCGTCGACGAGCAAGCGTACCGGGCCTGGCTAGCTCGCTAGACCGGAAAATTTGCTTCTCGGCGCAGATGTCACGCACGAATCGATTATCTGCCACTGCGTGGACGGGCTgagagtgggtggttggaggTGTAAACAGCTCCACCCACGGGGCTGGCGTGGGGTGTGGAGAATTGAGATCGAAAATAAACCCCCGGCACGTTGCAGGGTGCACGATTGGGATTGTGATTGGGGAAGAGACGCGTTCTAGTTTCTGCAGCATGGGTAGAAGTGACGCCATGGACCAGTTTGTTTGTAGAGAAACTGTAACAGTGTGTTTTCCCACAACAACAAACCACCACACGGAAGTTTATATGGTTGAAACCTCCATTCTGACTGGTCTGGATAAAAGATCTAGCATTGGACAGTCGGAGAGTGTTCGGTATTTTCTAGAACTCATTTATTGGAGGTCATTTTGTATATCCCAGAACTTATCACGACCTACTTACCGTAGTTCTTACTGACGCCCTGCTTCACACCACTCTCAGTGCGCTTGGTCTTGCGGATCGGCTGACCAAGGATGGTGTAGTTGGTGTAGCGCTGGTTCGGCTTCAGGAACAGATAGTACACCTTGCCCAGCTCGAGCTCCTCGCGCACGAACCCACGCTCACGGAACTTCCCCCGGAAGATGTCGCAGTCGTTCGTCGTGGTCAGGTTGAACTGCAGCCGCACGATTTGCAACCGCACGCCCTTCGGTGGCAGCTTGTACACCTGCAGTATCTCGAAGGTGGCCGCAAAGATCGGTCGCCGGTCACTCATCGACTTCACCTTGGCCTCGCACACGATCGGTGCCTCAAAAGCGAGTGTCGCCGGATCCCGGGCCGAACAGTACCGCCGTTGGCCACCACCTCCGGGTCCGTTCCCGCCGAACCCGTTCCGTCGAAATGGCCGCACCGCCGTTGGTAGAGGACTTCTGACGGTAGGCGATCGTGCGCCGTACGCACCAGGCCCTGCGGGAATGGTCGAATCtcgccggtttcggttgacCAGCGAATCAGCGGCGGGTTTGGCTCTTCGCCAGCGGCGCCGATGCAACCGACGTCGGTCATCCTTCCGGCGCATCTGAGCCGCCCAGTGAAGCTTTAGCGACCGTTCAGCTTCGGCCGCACTCGCCTTGCGAATAATACTACTGCTGACCACGTTCTGTGGCTCTGGCAATGGCGCGTTGTCACCACCGCTCAGCAGGTGCTGCATTTGGTGCTGCTGGTTTGGTACGAGCTGGTGGTTTAGTGGAGGCCCTCGATCAGCTCGGTGAGACTCCGGTTTTATCCACCGCTGATTCCCGTGGCCTGGGGATTTAGTGTTGGCACTGTTCGGCCACTGGTGGGCCTCGCCGGAATCGCCACCGGACAGTGACGTCAGCCACGGGAAGTTCCCACTGCTGCTCCTTGGCACCACCAGCGGTAGAGGCAGCGATGGTAGTTGACCACTGGCGACCACTGGTCCATCGGTGACGTCAGCTAACCGAGGTGGGATCGCACCTCCGGATAAACCTTCCACCCGATGTTCCCCCGTCCAGGGCGCCCCGTTCGACGGTGTGCGACTACTAATGCtagttgttggtgttgttctACTGCTATCACTAACATATCTACCACTACTGCTaatgctgctactgctgctaatGCTACTTGGGTGGCCACCGGGTGTGCCCTGGTAGCCGCTGCTGTGGTACGGTGGCGGTGCCAGGTGCATCGTGGCGGCGCTATCACACCGAGAGAACATCCAAACCAGAATTGCTAGCCATAGGTACATCAAATATTTTACTGGACTCCATTTGCGTAAGTACATGGCGTCTCGTCAGTTTGACTGGtatgtattttgtttgttggggGTGTGAAATGGGTAGTGGGTGGGGGATGGTTCTTTGGAATTTTGTGGGCTTACTCTCCGGACCTTTGCGTATTCGTTCTAAGGGGACGCTCCTGCTTGCGGGACGTTCTTGTTCAGCTCGTTCTTAGCCGTAATTTCGTAATTTTCTTCTCGACTGATGCTGCAGCTACTTCTGCCGCAAAATGGAGGTGTTGCGGTGTCGCACACCTCGCTTCCTCCCAAAATACTGCTAACGGAGCACTCTCACCCTGGGGTTAACCCACCAGGCTCGCGCGTGCTGGACGTAATTtcagttttcgtttcgttgacCTTCACCAAGGACAAACGTGCCCAGGTGGAAGGATCGGCTGCTCGCAGCCGTTCGGCACCGTTCGTAACAGGGATCGAATGGGGATCACGTTCGTTTTACACTCGTctgcgaaaaaaaggagcacgcacacactcacacgccaCGTCCACGGCTCTAGGGTGCCTCCCGGTATCTCGGGCTGGCTCGGATTTTGGGCAATAATTTAAACTTCTTCGCTGATCGGTAATGACACATGTCAGTTGATTTCTTCATGGTTTATCTCACTATTCGCTCACTCTGATGCAACGGGGCACACTATTTGGTGTCGGGAAGCGCGTAGGGTCGGGGCTCTTGggacgatcgatcgcaccttcccacacacatacaccccctttttttgcgtacTGGAAAGCCGCCGGTCGGCCAACTGGCACGCACGCGTACACGCACAAGGGAAACACACGACACAACAGCACCACAAaaccgcgatcgcgatcgagagTGCTTCAACACGCGCGGCCGTGCTCGATCGTCGCGTTACGTCGAACTGATCGATTTGGCATTGGCACAGCTGGTCGATCTTTCATTCTGCTATGGATTGGCATTATTGAACCCGTTCCCGGGAGGCTGCACCttcgggcccttttttccctttcgctcgaTCACACTCTGCCGTCTCGCCCTGGTACTGATCGCGGCTGCTAACGATGTTTTACACGATCTCCACACTTTCACCAAAAAcaactagaaaaaaaactccgctACTGTTGGTGATCTTCTTTCCGTATTTCCGCTTGTTTTCTGCCGTGGGCACCTTTCCGGGATGTCCGGGGAGTCGAAGAATCCACTCAATAACTTGAGGACGGTCTATGAAGTCGTTTCTTGGAGCAATCAGAAGCTGGTTCGGTTGGATGATTCTACCAGCAACCGTCCAGCGAGGCTCGTGAAATCCTGCAACGAAAGAGgggaaaaatgtcaaaacgCGTGCCTTTTTTGAGCTGCCTTCCCGAATGAAAAACCCTTATCAAAACGCACGCAAAACCCACCGTGGAGTTCGAAACACGACAAACCGTTTTGTACGCCGCACCCGGGGatggtgatcgcgatcgcaccgaGCAACCGATTTGTAAAGCCAGCTCACACTCCAAACCGGGCCGCTTTATACCCGCCTCATTCCGGAGGTGTTCGAGCCTGGCCGATCGTAATCAGCGGGCTATCACAAAACACGATCAGCGGCATGTTGACGCCGTGGCGCTCCTGGCCACATGTGACCCCGCAAATCATCGCCATCGGTTTTCCAATTATATCCAGCCGAGGGGATTTACTTACCACACGAATGCTCCCGGGTCGGGCTCGTGCGGCTCACGGACAGGAACAAAGAAATTGCTCCTGGAAAATCCGCATCGCACGTTTTCCGCGTTCCGCCCGTCCagttgccggtggtggaaaatgcggaTGTCGCATGGAAAAAGTGGCATGAAAAAGTGGTCACACCTCTGGCCATGGGTCATCACCGCCCACCACCGCTTCTCCTCATTGTCCGTCACCGCGTCACCACGATGTGATCGGGGGGTGGGCGTTTTCCCACGCGATCGGGCGTTTGCGGATTTCCCCACCGTGCGGGCAAGTGCGTACGCAAATGCAACATCACGCGAGCAGCTAATTGGCGGTTGGttgataaatgataaaaattagCGGCCTGTttacgcgtgcgcgcgcgcgcccataTGCAGGGAATTCCCTACCTGTTTATGCAAGCGAGAACCGTCTAATGAGGGGCTTTCGGGGGTGCATTGACGTgtggtttcgatttgttttaatttcgcgTTACGGTAGGATTGTTCTAGGGcgagcttctttttgttttggttattTGATCGCCCGAGCTGCAGTACGGTTGGCGGTTGGCGAACGTTACCCTTTTCTGTTGATGTGTCTCCGGATGTAGCCGGACTTATTTTATTCTGTTTAACCCTTCGATGGAAAGTGCTAGTGAGTTGAAGGTTAAATTTTCACGGCAGAAAATCATATCAAACATCCTATGGGAAAACGATTCAGACGATTTAACTGCCGGTTAGGGTTCAAAATTAACTTAACAATTATTTTGAGCATTTTCacgtaaataaaatcaaacaaaaacaacgggCACCCCTATCGTCGGCGCTTCACGGCTAGAGGTTAACCGTCGTGCGCATCCCAACCTACATTGGACGCCTTTTGGTGACATGATcctctttcgtttttccttagtagccctttttcgttctttcgctctttcctTCCTCTCCGGGTTGATGATCCGCAGATCCGCCGATCACGGGTTTAGCACTGTCGGCGGGATTATTCACCTTCATCGGTTTGCACCGAGGATTAGCGGATCGTGAGTCATCCTTCGCCCGAGTCTGTCTGGCAGCAGTTACACATACCTTCCGCTCTGACTCTGCGGCTACCTCATGCGGCCTGTCGGATTCGGTACGATGACGGCACGTTCGTGACGATCGTTCCAACGGAAAAACGGTCCCATCGCCGACCGCGCGAGTGTCTCGAGGCCGTAGAACCTCTTCGGCCATACGGTGGCGATCCGACTTTAATTGATGGGCGTCGCCACCGGTACGGCgagagcaaaaagcaaacgcagcTCAGAgcgaccatttttttttgttcgctctcccggcgttttcacttttcacacTGGTTTTCCGGCACGGAGAAACGAAGAAACGAGCGCTTGCCAACGGTGGCGGGCGGTGAAAAATCACCGCCACCGCGAGACTTTCTGGCAAGTGGCGCAAGACTTTTGAGGGGACCCCAATTTCGGGCCAACgaagccgcaaaaaaaagggaaagaaaaaataaaaaccccagaagaagaagaaactcGATCTCGAGGTGTGCGGTTGAAAATAGGCAaaggaaaaagtgaaaaacaaaaacaaaccgaaggaaaacgcgCCACGAGAGATGCGCcatgtcgtcgtcgtcgtcgcgagTTTCAGACACTCAGTCACACTCGcgattggttttatttattttttagctTAATTGCTGCTTTCGTTCTtacatatttttatgctttgtgtttgtgtgtgtttgtttttagtgTAGTTTTTTCCGCGCCGAAGCCAAATCCCCCCCCAAGGAGGTGACTTTCATCCGCGTGAGTCTTATGTGccaaattgtgtttttttttcatattgcCCAATCCAATCTTAATGATGTCTCTTTTGGGAGATATTAATTTAAAGCACTGCTCGTCGGCCCGTCGGTCACAAGGCAAGATGGTGCCTCATATAGCATACGTCTCAGttgatgttcttttttctcgcaaagaaaaaaacatttcccagTCTCCCCGTTATGACTGGCCCAATTTTTTTCCCCTGACATGATGCTCTACCCCTGCTTTTTTGTCTtgaaccacaaaaaaagaactcgcATCTCTGGGGAGCGTCCACTTGGTCGCTATTGACCCAATTAAAAGGTGATCGTGAAATCATTTTCGTTATCCCTCTTCTCTGCGAGCAGCTAATAAACCCAGTTTACGTGAGCTGTGGCCAACAGGATGTGCGAtttgcacaaacaaactgaTCATCCTGCCAGAACGAAACTGAGCGATTGCGCAGTCATCTGCTTTGTATTGGCGCGGTTGTGCTTTAATATTCTCAAAACCTTTGGGCCACTGATGGATGGGTGCTTTCCGATGCGTTGCAAAACACGATTCAAACGATCATCAATGAGCGGTAGGGTTTCGTACCAGGCCGATATTTTCCCCTTTGCGAATCCGTGTGCGGCCGGTGTGCCAGGGTCATAAAACAAATGGAAGGCCAACACGCTATCCGTCCACGCGGTGCCGTTCCATCGCGAGCCATTTGGcaacaaattaattaaattaactcATCGCACGGTCAGACACGAAAGCGCGATCTGGCACACCCTGAGGCCGCAACGCTGTTGCCGATGGAAATTGACTTTAGCCCCGCCAGTCCGTC encodes:
- the LOC128723179 gene encoding uncharacterized protein LOC128723179 — translated: MYLRKWSPVKYLMYLWLAILVWMFSRCDSAATMHLAPPPYHSSGYQGTPGGHPSSISSSSSISSSGRYVSDSSRTTPTTSISSRTPSNGAPWTGEHRVEGLSGGAIPPRLADVTDGPVVASGQLPSLPLPLVWPNSANTKSPGHGNQRWIKPESHRADRGPPLNHQLVPNQQHQMQHLLSGGDNAPLPEPQNVVSSSIIRKASAAEAERSLKLHWAAQMRRKDDRRRLHRRRWRRAKPAADSLVNRNRRDSTIPAGPGAYGARSPTVRSPLPTAVRPFRRNGFGGNGPGGGGQRRYCSARDPATLAFEAPIVCEAKVKSMSDRRPIFAATFEILQVYKLPPKGVRLQIVRLQFNLTTTNDCDIFRGKFRERGFVREELELGKVYYLFLKPNQRYTNYTILGQPIRKTKRTESGVKQGVSKNYGAHAVIHFITPNVTRAEGKRVRLVCKVGGQPPPKVAWFKDKRLINRNATKYEQVHLKKRSELIFNASTADSGEYECRAKNRFNNSSVFNSTHVKITSPKATTSADSRPCAESLRNIFCYNGGTCFSIESIGELSCSCPQGFSGHQCENKDSEYHPVSSIKQRDCTSQRYAGRLYTECMHFFVMDSRAPSMYEYDDEEN